A genomic region of Vitreoscilla filiformis contains the following coding sequences:
- a CDS encoding NAD(P)/FAD-dependent oxidoreductase produces the protein MGRVDTLIVGAGINGLATAIMLARRGQRVKIIDKGLPARESSWAGSGILAPLPPWRFNEEVNAIASRGMQLYEEFNETIEGISGLSTEYRRCGMAVLQADTQKGVEWCQKNQQFGEARDLHEFSPHLTGGSCVWMRDVASIRNPRVGSAAIRAAELLGVEIVPHTPALSVLTANNRVTGISTPQGILEADQYVIAAGAWSTKLLGPELTGNMDVWPLRGQILLFRTRPDVLPIVVLTEDQFYLVPRQDGLILAGTTREAVGFDKSTTEAARTAIHHRAGDILPLLHRLEPEVHWAGLRPASPDYLPTIGRHPELENLWANAGHRAYGLTEAPSSAELLGQLMYGETPKLNPAPHAWRTQNPDRPIL, from the coding sequence ATGGGCCGCGTTGATACGTTGATCGTTGGGGCTGGAATCAATGGCCTCGCCACGGCAATTATGTTGGCCCGTCGCGGTCAGCGTGTGAAGATCATTGATAAGGGTTTGCCCGCACGCGAGTCCTCTTGGGCGGGTAGTGGAATTTTGGCGCCGTTGCCTCCGTGGCGTTTTAACGAAGAAGTCAATGCCATCGCCAGCCGGGGCATGCAGTTGTACGAAGAATTCAATGAAACCATTGAAGGAATTTCGGGGCTGTCTACTGAATACCGTCGCTGCGGGATGGCGGTGCTGCAAGCCGACACCCAAAAGGGTGTCGAGTGGTGCCAAAAAAACCAGCAGTTTGGTGAAGCCCGTGATCTGCATGAGTTTTCCCCCCACTTAACGGGCGGAAGCTGTGTGTGGATGCGTGATGTGGCTTCCATTCGCAACCCACGTGTCGGCTCTGCGGCGATTCGTGCGGCGGAACTGTTGGGGGTGGAAATTGTGCCGCACACCCCAGCGTTGTCGGTGCTGACAGCGAATAATCGGGTTACCGGTATTTCAACCCCCCAAGGCATTTTGGAAGCGGATCAGTATGTGATCGCTGCCGGCGCCTGGAGCACCAAGTTATTGGGCCCTGAATTGACGGGCAACATGGATGTTTGGCCCCTGCGCGGGCAAATCCTGCTGTTCCGCACCCGCCCGGATGTGCTGCCCATTGTGGTATTGACGGAAGATCAGTTCTACTTGGTGCCCCGTCAGGATGGGTTGATTTTGGCTGGCACCACCCGCGAAGCCGTGGGTTTTGACAAGTCCACCACAGAAGCCGCCCGCACCGCCATCCACCATCGGGCAGGGGACATTCTGCCACTGCTGCATCGGTTGGAGCCTGAAGTGCATTGGGCTGGTTTGCGCCCGGCTTCGCCTGATTATCTGCCGACGATTGGCCGTCATCCCGAATTGGAAAATCTGTGGGCCAATGCAGGCCACCGGGCTTATGGTTTGACCGAGGCACCTTCTTCGGCGGAACTGCTGGGGCAGTTGATGTACGGCGAAACCCCAAAATTGAATCCCGCCCCCCACGCTTGGCGCACGCAAAACCCAGACCGCCCCATTTTGTAA
- a CDS encoding DUF4390 domain-containing protein, translating to MFVSSPVPVDAVRRRWGRALMGAACLGLSGSVWASMGGGAPGIDVHRLDVSRQDGALLLSVAVRPTLGRSIEEVLQRGIPLYFEAQATLYRPRWYWRDERLARVNRTWRLAYQPLTSSWRVSQGGALHQTVATLSEALAMASRITDWRVSDADAVTPGDKSYIEFSYRLDNSQLPRPMQIDLVSMGDWRLEVERTVRVDPGRDAP from the coding sequence GTGTTTGTGTCATCGCCAGTGCCCGTGGATGCCGTTCGGCGGCGGTGGGGGCGAGCGCTGATGGGGGCCGCCTGCTTGGGCCTGAGTGGGTCTGTCTGGGCGTCCATGGGGGGCGGTGCGCCTGGGATCGACGTCCACCGCTTGGACGTCTCCCGGCAAGATGGCGCCTTACTGCTGAGTGTGGCCGTGCGGCCCACCTTGGGTCGCTCCATTGAGGAGGTGCTGCAACGCGGCATCCCTCTGTACTTTGAGGCACAGGCCACCTTGTACCGGCCACGCTGGTACTGGCGCGATGAACGCCTGGCCCGCGTGAACCGCACCTGGCGTTTGGCGTACCAGCCACTGACCTCGTCTTGGCGCGTCAGCCAGGGCGGGGCGCTGCACCAGACTGTGGCCACCTTGAGTGAAGCGTTGGCCATGGCCTCACGCATCACCGACTGGCGCGTGAGCGATGCCGACGCGGTGACGCCCGGGGACAAGTCCTACATCGAGTTCAGTTATCGGCTGGACAACAGCCAGTTGCCCCGCCCGATGCAAATCGATTTGGTGTCGATGGGGGATTGGCGCTTGGAGGTCGAACGCACCGTGCGCGTCGATCCTGGGCGTGACGCACCATGA
- a CDS encoding response regulator — translation MATILVVDDEMGIRALLSEILSDEGHTVELAENAAQARYMRERMHPDLVLLDIWMPDEDGVTLLKEWASAGQLDMPVIMMSGHGTIDTAVEATKFGATAFLEKPITLQKLLRAVEQSLTRVTVRPASGAAPLSPAHPAPPFGSETPHATGAAIGTTTALEPMGLRSEQSFDLDRPLREARDAFEKSYFEFHLARENGSMTRVAEKTGLERTHLYRKLKQLGVDLSRTKRNPLA, via the coding sequence ATGGCCACCATCCTTGTTGTCGATGACGAAATGGGCATTCGTGCCCTTCTGTCCGAAATCCTGTCCGATGAGGGGCACACGGTCGAGCTGGCCGAGAACGCAGCGCAGGCGCGGTACATGCGCGAGCGCATGCATCCTGACTTGGTGCTGCTGGACATCTGGATGCCCGACGAAGATGGGGTGACTTTGCTCAAAGAATGGGCATCGGCGGGGCAGTTGGACATGCCCGTGATCATGATGAGCGGCCACGGCACGATCGACACCGCCGTGGAGGCCACCAAGTTTGGCGCCACGGCATTTTTGGAAAAGCCCATCACGCTGCAAAAGTTGCTGCGGGCGGTTGAGCAATCGCTCACCCGTGTGACGGTGCGTCCTGCATCGGGAGCTGCGCCGTTGAGCCCGGCGCATCCGGCCCCGCCGTTTGGTTCTGAGACGCCCCATGCTACGGGAGCCGCGATCGGGACGACGACAGCCCTGGAGCCGATGGGGTTGCGCTCGGAGCAGAGTTTTGATCTGGATCGACCGCTGCGTGAGGCGCGGGATGCTTTCGAGAAAAGTTACTTCGAGTTCCATCTGGCCCGAGAAAACGGCTCCATGACCCGTGTGGCGGAGAAGACTGGGTTAGAGCGCACGCACCTGTACCGCAAGCTCAAGCAACTCGGGGTTGATCTTTCGCGCACGAAACGCAACCCGCTTGCGTGA
- a CDS encoding sensor histidine kinase, protein MKSGTRWGWGVALLAMAGMGLLLSFMLPLLQQGPLDIDRHFLWLFWVNVLVAMALAGTLVFIVGRIWLRMRRGFFGTKLLLKLAGIFALVGVLPGALIYTVSYQFVSSSIEAWFDEKVERALDAGLALGKGTLEALNSDFTAKTRTAAARIGEVSSVDTLMTLERLREQMGMESLTLLDHHGTPVVSTLTQTDWAVDRPQAQLLKQARQARVATHIEGLDDESLAPENIQGRLRGVAPVPSTRLSLRADDVRYLMTVQALPRALTGNALLVQAAYREYQQRDLARDGLRRMYTGTLTLSLALSVFAAVALAVVLGRELVRPLLLLAEGMRQVARGDLGAKPVFASRDELGGLTRSFALMTEQLGSAREQAERSLRELERARTWLQTILDNLTAGVIVFDAWQRVDTVNPGAARILRVPLNDWTGHDWAERPELADFARMIWQRFDAELQQSDVGEPTTWQDSLQLPVTGSLDHHLTLLVRGAVLPGGARLVVFDDITEVVSAQRSEAWAEVARRVAHEIKNPLTPIQLSAERMQHKLEAKLEGPDQAMLVRSVATIVTQVQAMKKLVNEFRDFARLPPARMQPLDLNALVQEVLGLYGEAQERGRLQVQYGAPLPPIPGDATQLRQVIHNLVQNALEAIEDQAHGSVSVCTELAPSEGSGVRVRLKVTDNGPGFSDKVLKRAFEPYITTKSKGTGLGLAVVKKIAEEHGARVRLTNLPAAGGADGVSGASVSLSFPSFTEQRTPPASEPPPLAVV, encoded by the coding sequence ATGAAATCGGGCACTCGCTGGGGTTGGGGCGTGGCCTTGTTGGCCATGGCGGGCATGGGGCTGTTGCTGAGTTTCATGCTGCCGCTGTTGCAGCAAGGGCCGTTGGACATCGACCGGCATTTTCTCTGGCTGTTCTGGGTGAACGTGCTGGTGGCCATGGCGCTGGCGGGCACGTTGGTGTTCATCGTTGGGCGCATTTGGCTGCGCATGCGGCGGGGTTTTTTTGGCACCAAACTGCTGCTCAAACTCGCCGGTATTTTTGCCCTGGTGGGGGTACTGCCGGGGGCGCTGATTTACACGGTGAGTTACCAGTTCGTCTCCAGCAGCATCGAAGCGTGGTTCGATGAGAAAGTCGAGCGCGCTTTGGATGCCGGCTTGGCCCTGGGCAAAGGCACCCTCGAAGCCCTGAACAGTGACTTCACCGCCAAAACTCGCACCGCCGCTGCACGCATCGGTGAAGTCTCCAGCGTGGACACACTCATGACGCTGGAGCGCCTGCGCGAGCAAATGGGCATGGAGTCCCTCACGCTGCTGGATCACCACGGCACACCCGTGGTCAGCACCCTGACGCAAACCGATTGGGCGGTGGATCGCCCCCAAGCCCAATTGCTCAAGCAAGCTCGCCAAGCCCGTGTGGCCACGCACATCGAAGGATTGGACGACGAAAGCCTGGCGCCCGAGAACATCCAGGGGCGTTTGCGGGGTGTGGCTCCCGTGCCCAGCACGCGACTGAGCCTGCGGGCCGACGACGTGCGTTACCTGATGACGGTGCAGGCCCTGCCCCGGGCACTGACGGGCAATGCCTTGTTGGTACAAGCTGCCTACCGGGAATACCAGCAACGTGACTTGGCGCGTGACGGGTTGCGGCGCATGTACACCGGTACCTTGACGCTGTCGCTGGCGCTGTCGGTGTTTGCGGCGGTGGCGCTGGCCGTGGTGCTGGGGCGTGAGTTGGTGCGGCCCTTGCTGCTGTTGGCTGAGGGCATGCGTCAAGTGGCGCGGGGGGATTTGGGCGCCAAGCCCGTGTTTGCCTCGCGGGACGAGCTGGGCGGCTTGACGCGCAGTTTCGCCCTCATGACCGAGCAATTGGGCAGCGCCCGCGAGCAAGCCGAGCGCAGCTTGCGCGAGCTGGAGCGGGCACGCACTTGGTTGCAAACCATCTTGGACAACTTGACGGCTGGGGTGATCGTGTTCGACGCTTGGCAGCGGGTGGACACCGTCAACCCAGGAGCGGCGCGCATTCTGCGGGTGCCGCTGAACGATTGGACAGGCCACGATTGGGCCGAGCGCCCCGAGCTGGCCGATTTCGCCCGCATGATCTGGCAACGTTTCGATGCCGAGCTGCAACAGAGCGACGTGGGGGAGCCGACCACCTGGCAAGACTCCCTGCAACTGCCGGTGACGGGCAGCCTCGACCATCACCTGACGTTGCTGGTGCGCGGGGCTGTCCTGCCCGGTGGCGCTCGGCTGGTGGTGTTTGACGACATCACCGAAGTGGTGTCCGCCCAGCGCAGCGAAGCTTGGGCGGAGGTGGCGCGGCGTGTGGCGCACGAAATCAAGAATCCGTTGACGCCGATTCAGTTGTCGGCGGAGCGCATGCAGCACAAGCTCGAAGCCAAACTCGAAGGCCCCGATCAGGCCATGCTGGTGCGTTCGGTGGCGACCATCGTCACCCAAGTGCAGGCCATGAAGAAGCTGGTGAATGAATTCCGCGACTTTGCCCGCTTGCCGCCGGCCCGCATGCAGCCGCTCGATTTGAATGCTTTGGTGCAAGAGGTGCTGGGCCTGTACGGTGAAGCGCAGGAGCGCGGGCGCTTGCAGGTGCAGTACGGTGCGCCCTTGCCGCCCATTCCGGGAGATGCGACGCAGTTGCGCCAAGTCATCCACAACTTGGTGCAAAACGCGCTGGAGGCCATTGAGGATCAGGCCCATGGAAGCGTGTCGGTGTGTACCGAGTTGGCTCCAAGTGAGGGAAGTGGGGTACGGGTTCGCCTGAAAGTGACCGACAATGGCCCCGGTTTCAGCGACAAAGTGCTCAAACGCGCTTTTGAGCCCTACATCACCACCAAAAGCAAAGGCACGGGCCTGGGGTTGGCGGTGGTGAAAAAGATCGCTGAAGAACATGGTGCGCGGGTGCGCCTGACAAACTTGCCTGCGGCGGGAGGGGCCGATGGGGTGAGTGGCGCTTCGGTTTCGTTATCATTTCCCAGCTTCACAGAACAAAGGACTCCGCCAGCCTCTGAGCCACCCCCTCTCGCGGTGGTTTGA
- the queC gene encoding 7-cyano-7-deazaguanine synthase QueC: MSPRGALVLFSGGQDSTACLAWALERFSRVETLGFDYGQRHRIELDCRLTVRTELARQFPAWAARLGEDHLLDLSVLGQISDCALTAERAIEMQANGLPNTFVPGRNLLFLTFAATLAYRRGLSVLVGGMCETDYSGYPDCRDNTLKALQVALSLGLDGPMTVETPLMFLDKADTWALTQQLGGEALNRLIVEHTHTCYLGERGTLHPWGHGCGHCPACELRAKGWDAWQQRCRP; this comes from the coding sequence GTGAGCCCGCGTGGCGCGCTGGTGCTGTTTTCAGGCGGGCAGGATTCCACCGCTTGCTTGGCCTGGGCGCTGGAGCGCTTCAGCCGGGTCGAAACGCTGGGGTTTGATTACGGCCAGCGCCACCGCATCGAGCTGGATTGCCGGTTGACCGTGCGCACTGAGCTGGCGCGCCAGTTCCCGGCCTGGGCGGCGCGCTTGGGTGAAGATCACCTGTTGGATTTGAGCGTGCTTGGCCAAATCAGCGATTGCGCGCTGACCGCCGAACGGGCCATCGAGATGCAAGCCAATGGTTTGCCCAACACGTTTGTGCCGGGACGCAACCTCCTGTTTTTGACGTTTGCGGCCACGTTGGCGTATCGCCGGGGTTTGTCCGTGCTCGTGGGCGGCATGTGCGAGACCGACTATTCGGGCTACCCGGACTGCCGCGACAACACCCTCAAAGCGCTGCAAGTGGCCCTTTCGCTCGGTTTGGACGGCCCGATGACGGTGGAAACGCCGCTGATGTTCCTCGACAAGGCAGACACCTGGGCACTCACCCAGCAACTGGGCGGCGAGGCACTGAACCGCTTGATCGTGGAGCACACCCACACCTGCTACTTGGGCGAGCGCGGCACGCTGCACCCGTGGGGCCATGGGTGCGGCCATTGCCCGGCGTGTGAGCTGCGCGCCAAAGGGTGGGACGCTTGGCAGCAGCGCTGTAGGCCCTGA
- the rsmB gene encoding 16S rRNA (cytosine(967)-C(5))-methyltransferase RsmB: protein MNAPSSPSSPSPALARLLASTADAVSAVRAGRSLTEALTRTPAALRPGTQALAFTVLRRLGTAQALRQRLAPRQPPPEVEGLLLCALALLWPADEAPPYADHTLVNQAVSAVQRVAPASAGFVNAVLRRFIRERDTWVSTLTTGPKADPVACWNHPRWWIDQLRRDWPDHWATLLAQAQRHPPMVLRVNRQRSTVAAYLEALAAVGLSAVPLEAALWPDALCLTQPCPVERLPGFAEGWVSVQDASAQRAAALVLGHDGQALPPGARVLDACAAPGGKTAHLLEWRPDLDVLALDADAQRLRRVEDTLARLGLRARTHAADARRVADWWDGRPFDAILLDAPCSASGIVRRHPDIAWLRRAQDITALAHIQAELLEALWPLLKPGGRLVYATCSVFRAEGAAQVEAFVQRQSPGTVQVDPVAPGHVLMLPDNPTAAVADGFYYALLHSPAPSSAVPGSA, encoded by the coding sequence GTGAACGCACCTTCTTCCCCCTCTTCTCCTTCGCCCGCCCTAGCCCGCTTGTTGGCCAGCACCGCCGATGCCGTGTCGGCCGTGCGTGCGGGCCGCTCCCTCACCGAAGCCCTGACCCGAACCCCGGCCGCCCTGCGCCCTGGCACCCAGGCATTGGCTTTTACCGTGCTGCGGCGTTTGGGCACAGCCCAGGCGCTGCGCCAGCGTTTGGCGCCGCGTCAACCGCCCCCTGAAGTTGAGGGGCTGCTGCTGTGCGCGCTGGCGCTGCTGTGGCCCGCCGACGAGGCCCCGCCTTACGCTGATCACACCTTGGTCAACCAAGCGGTGAGCGCCGTGCAACGTGTGGCCCCTGCGTCGGCAGGTTTTGTGAATGCGGTGTTGCGCCGGTTCATCCGTGAGCGCGACACCTGGGTCAGCACCTTGACCACCGGGCCGAAAGCCGATCCGGTTGCCTGTTGGAATCACCCCCGCTGGTGGATCGACCAGTTGCGCCGCGATTGGCCCGACCATTGGGCCACGCTGTTGGCGCAGGCCCAGCGCCATCCGCCGATGGTGTTGCGCGTCAATCGCCAGCGCAGCACGGTGGCGGCTTACCTGGAAGCACTGGCGGCGGTGGGGTTGTCGGCGGTGCCGTTGGAGGCTGCGCTGTGGCCGGACGCGTTGTGCCTCACCCAGCCCTGTCCGGTCGAACGGTTGCCGGGTTTTGCGGAGGGGTGGGTGTCGGTACAAGATGCCTCGGCGCAGCGGGCAGCCGCCCTCGTGCTGGGCCACGATGGGCAAGCCTTGCCGCCCGGCGCTCGCGTGCTGGACGCCTGCGCCGCTCCCGGTGGCAAAACCGCGCATTTGCTGGAATGGCGCCCGGATCTGGACGTGCTGGCGCTGGACGCTGACGCCCAGCGTTTGCGCCGCGTCGAGGACACGTTGGCGCGCTTGGGCCTGCGGGCCCGCACCCACGCTGCCGACGCCCGCCGCGTGGCCGATTGGTGGGACGGTCGGCCCTTCGATGCCATCTTGCTGGATGCACCGTGCAGTGCGTCGGGCATCGTGCGGCGCCATCCGGACATCGCTTGGCTGCGCCGCGCGCAGGACATCACCGCCCTGGCGCACATCCAAGCCGAGCTGTTGGAGGCGCTGTGGCCGTTGCTCAAGCCGGGTGGGCGTTTGGTGTATGCCACGTGTTCGGTGTTCCGGGCGGAAGGGGCGGCGCAAGTTGAGGCGTTTGTGCAACGCCAAAGCCCCGGCACGGTGCAGGTCGATCCGGTCGCGCCAGGGCATGTGTTGATGCTGCCGGACAATCCCACCGCAGCGGTGGCCGACGGGTTTTATTACGCCCTGCTGCATTCGCCAGCGCCGAGCAGCGCTGTCCCTGGTTCAGCCTGA
- a CDS encoding helix-turn-helix domain-containing protein: MSREATTAVWANSRQSGSRLLILLALADFADETGMAWALMETLASKCRMTVRNARILISSLRDDRELEVIEGEGPHGCNVFKITVMNGSVPMAGEPPQPEPEALAQAQAQAQAQAQAPAPAQAQARSDAPTPPPAPAATETAPDTWKLPIPWAAWCKANAPALSAQDVARDFIRAHATAPTLEAWKRFCKDTARQRNSAPVLAAQP; encoded by the coding sequence ATGAGCCGTGAAGCAACTACGGCGGTGTGGGCGAACAGCCGCCAATCAGGTTCACGCCTGCTCATACTGCTGGCCCTAGCGGACTTTGCCGACGAGACCGGCATGGCGTGGGCACTCATGGAAACGCTGGCCAGCAAGTGCCGAATGACGGTCAGGAATGCGCGAATCTTGATTTCATCCTTGCGAGACGACCGGGAGCTGGAGGTGATCGAAGGCGAAGGCCCGCACGGGTGCAACGTCTTCAAGATCACCGTCATGAACGGGTCTGTTCCGATGGCTGGCGAACCCCCGCAGCCAGAGCCCGAAGCGTTGGCCCAAGCCCAAGCCCAAGCCCAAGCCCAAGCCCAAGCCCCAGCCCCAGCCCAAGCCCAAGCCCGCAGCGACGCACCCACGCCACCCCCAGCGCCAGCAGCCACCGAGACCGCGCCTGACACCTGGAAGCTGCCCATCCCTTGGGCCGCATGGTGCAAGGCCAACGCCCCGGCCCTGAGTGCCCAGGACGTGGCCCGCGACTTCATCCGCGCCCACGCCACCGCCCCGACCCTGGAAGCGTGGAAGCGCTTCTGCAAAGACACCGCCCGCCAGCGCAACAGCGCCCCCGTGCTGGCCGCCCAGCCTTGA
- a CDS encoding YkgJ family cysteine cluster protein, whose product MKSVLYLVDVDRLESWTRYRNGLCDTCVAHCCTMPTDVRLPDLVRLGLVDPFEAEHEAPKQIAKRLTKAGVIEHFNFRHELFTLARRSSGDCHLLDAKTRRCTVYAQRPDTCRKHPQVSSRPGYCPYQARDRS is encoded by the coding sequence ATGAAATCGGTTCTCTACCTCGTCGACGTGGATCGGCTGGAATCCTGGACACGCTACCGTAATGGCCTGTGTGACACCTGCGTGGCCCACTGCTGCACCATGCCAACAGACGTTCGTTTGCCTGATTTGGTGCGTTTGGGATTGGTCGATCCCTTCGAGGCTGAGCACGAAGCGCCCAAACAGATCGCCAAACGCTTGACGAAAGCTGGTGTGATTGAGCACTTCAACTTTCGGCATGAGCTGTTCACGTTGGCGCGGCGCTCCAGCGGAGATTGCCATTTGCTCGATGCCAAAACTCGCCGCTGCACTGTGTACGCGCAGCGACCAGACACGTGCCGGAAGCACCCGCAAGTCAGTTCGCGCCCCGGTTATTGCCCTTACCAAGCGCGGGATCGTAGCTGA
- a CDS encoding sulfite exporter TauE/SafE family protein: MAWADYSVMAAGLLLAYVIRGIVGFGSAMVAVPILSRYFPVSEVVPGVMLIDYVAALQLSWGKRSSGVDKQEILRLLPYSLVGCVTGVCLLATTDNTLMMQALSVVVIVFGAYYAIKPDAISVLSERWAPLAGFSGGATGAMFGVSAPPYIIYLAGRLRDVTALRSTFSFLARFDGAFRIVFMVILGLMLKLIVLKVFLLGLVCCVAGLWLGDKLHGRLPAQSAMRCVGGVIALLGVALLLNGRPPFI; encoded by the coding sequence ATGGCATGGGCAGATTATTCGGTCATGGCGGCGGGCTTGTTGCTCGCCTATGTGATCCGGGGCATCGTCGGGTTTGGTTCGGCCATGGTGGCTGTGCCCATTTTGAGCCGGTATTTTCCAGTCTCCGAAGTGGTGCCGGGGGTGATGCTGATTGATTATGTGGCAGCCCTGCAACTCTCGTGGGGCAAACGCAGCTCAGGGGTGGATAAACAGGAGATTCTTCGCCTCCTGCCCTACAGCCTCGTGGGGTGTGTGACGGGGGTTTGCCTGCTGGCAACCACCGATAACACCCTCATGATGCAAGCTTTGAGTGTCGTGGTGATCGTGTTTGGCGCTTACTACGCAATCAAGCCAGATGCCATTTCCGTGCTGTCTGAACGCTGGGCGCCGCTGGCGGGGTTTTCTGGCGGTGCCACGGGGGCCATGTTTGGTGTCAGTGCGCCGCCTTACATCATTTACTTGGCTGGGCGCCTGCGGGATGTCACGGCACTGCGCAGCACATTTTCATTTCTTGCTCGTTTCGACGGGGCGTTTCGCATTGTTTTCATGGTCATTTTGGGCTTGATGCTCAAACTCATCGTGCTCAAAGTGTTTCTGCTGGGCCTGGTGTGCTGTGTGGCCGGGCTTTGGTTGGGTGACAAATTGCATGGTCGCCTGCCCGCCCAAAGTGCCATGCGTTGCGTTGGCGGGGTGATTGCCCTGCTCGGCGTGGCTTTGTTGCTGAACGGGCGGCCACCGTTCATCTGA
- the folE gene encoding GTP cyclohydrolase I: MMPSSATVPASLILREEDLARLPASERIRYRLVGAERRYHANDNIAEFIQAGELEELKAEVQAKMAEVLKALVIDTQSDHNTQDTAKRVAKMFIEEVFRGRYQPMPSVTEFPNVSRLNELMIVGPISVRSACSHHMCPILGKIWIGILPNEHSNLIGLSKYARVADWIMSRPQIQEEAVIMLADTLQARVKPDGLAIVMEADHFCMHWRGVKDSDSAMTNSVMRGAFLQDANLRREFLSLLPGRRERA, translated from the coding sequence ATGATGCCTTCTTCCGCCACCGTTCCCGCTTCGCTCATCTTGCGTGAAGAAGACTTGGCCCGGCTGCCCGCGTCTGAACGCATTCGTTACCGCTTGGTGGGCGCCGAGCGGCGCTACCACGCCAACGACAACATCGCCGAATTCATCCAAGCCGGCGAGCTCGAAGAGCTCAAAGCCGAAGTGCAAGCCAAGATGGCCGAAGTGCTCAAGGCCCTGGTCATCGACACCCAAAGCGACCACAACACCCAGGACACCGCCAAGCGCGTGGCCAAGATGTTCATCGAGGAAGTGTTCCGGGGCCGCTACCAGCCGATGCCGAGCGTGACCGAATTCCCCAACGTCTCGCGCCTGAACGAGTTGATGATCGTCGGGCCCATCAGTGTGCGTTCGGCTTGCTCTCATCACATGTGCCCGATTTTGGGCAAGATTTGGATCGGCATCCTGCCCAACGAACACTCCAACCTCATCGGCCTGAGCAAATATGCGCGGGTGGCGGACTGGATCATGTCCCGCCCGCAGATCCAAGAAGAAGCCGTGATCATGCTCGCGGACACGCTGCAAGCGCGTGTCAAACCGGACGGGCTGGCCATCGTCATGGAAGCCGATCACTTTTGCATGCACTGGCGCGGCGTCAAGGACAGCGATTCGGCCATGACCAACAGCGTCATGCGTGGCGCGTTCTTGCAGGATGCCAACTTGCGGCGCGAGTTTCTCTCGCTGCTGCCTGGCCGCCGCGAGCGGGCCTGA
- a CDS encoding BLUF domain-containing protein encodes MLVRLLYASRAAVQLDAEELGTILRQARQHNPAQGITGALCFSDGTFLQLIEGGRSAVNALFQRISRDPRHTDVLLLHYTEISERRFANWTMGQVQLSRVNPALLLKYSEGTSLDPYALSGPAMLRLFEEWLGCAAIVGQG; translated from the coding sequence ATGCTGGTTCGCCTGTTGTACGCCAGCCGGGCCGCCGTGCAGCTGGACGCCGAGGAACTGGGCACCATCCTGCGCCAGGCGCGCCAGCACAACCCGGCGCAAGGCATCACCGGCGCGCTGTGTTTTTCGGATGGCACGTTCTTGCAGCTCATCGAAGGCGGGCGCAGCGCGGTCAATGCGCTGTTCCAGCGCATCAGCCGCGACCCCCGCCACACCGATGTGCTACTCCTGCACTACACGGAAATCAGCGAACGGCGTTTTGCCAATTGGACGATGGGGCAGGTGCAACTGTCACGCGTCAACCCGGCGTTGCTGCTGAAGTACTCGGAGGGCACCTCGCTCGATCCTTATGCCCTGTCTGGCCCCGCCATGCTGCGGCTGTTTGAGGAATGGTTGGGCTGCGCCGCCATCGTGGGCCAGGGCTGA